In Psychrobacter immobilis, a single genomic region encodes these proteins:
- a CDS encoding adenylate/guanylate cyclase domain-containing protein yields the protein MPFLDTLRPNHSSKNEGIYRFDYPEVFVLMLTVILLAVHFDFRPTSMALLVIVCLPSLMILIYNYRRQKSFWTSNIVIILLSVVIGSIQFCTVISLSLAALIALRIIISSPENHLKLIAVSVITVIVFYYVSVTLSNADIDCHEGWTTPIILLASMIVILYQFWHVYQEYVGYETRAHQAVGRLSTMVSVINKLTRFIPPQVWEPIVKSDSPVTVANKRAKLTIMFSDIVGFTELSDSLSADNLADILNTYMHCMTLIANKHGAVLDKFIGDGMVCFFGEPNSRGARQDALDCIAMAIDMRREMRTLRQKWRLMGFEGLYIRIGISTGYCHVGNFGSNNRLSYTLIGKEANLAARLESSAGKDEILVSESTYDYICHNYDCQHAGAFKLKGFDSKVNAWQVLDPDTYKGHLSKWVDHTLPGFNLHLNFKDMKDNDYQDIRARLNFALERVEQEQEKVATDIAAASKRNDNQ from the coding sequence ATGCCTTTTTTAGACACGCTGAGACCAAATCACTCTTCAAAAAATGAAGGGATTTATCGATTTGACTATCCAGAAGTCTTCGTTTTAATGCTTACCGTAATACTCCTTGCTGTACATTTTGATTTTAGACCTACTTCAATGGCACTGCTCGTTATTGTTTGTCTGCCAAGTTTAATGATTTTGATTTATAACTATCGCCGCCAAAAAAGCTTTTGGACATCTAACATTGTTATCATTTTACTATCGGTAGTTATTGGGTCGATACAGTTTTGCACGGTTATTTCGCTTAGCTTAGCCGCGCTCATAGCACTCAGAATTATTATTAGTAGCCCTGAAAATCATTTAAAACTGATTGCCGTCTCTGTAATAACCGTCATTGTCTTCTATTATGTTAGCGTTACCCTAAGCAATGCTGACATAGATTGCCACGAAGGCTGGACCACACCAATAATATTATTAGCCAGTATGATCGTCATACTGTATCAGTTTTGGCATGTGTACCAAGAGTATGTTGGTTATGAAACTCGTGCTCATCAGGCCGTTGGGCGCTTAAGCACGATGGTCTCCGTCATTAATAAGTTGACGCGCTTCATACCTCCACAAGTCTGGGAGCCTATCGTAAAATCTGATAGCCCAGTTACCGTTGCTAATAAGCGCGCTAAGCTGACGATTATGTTCTCAGATATCGTTGGCTTTACGGAGTTGTCAGATAGTTTGAGCGCTGACAATTTGGCTGATATCTTAAATACTTATATGCATTGTATGACATTGATAGCAAACAAGCATGGCGCCGTACTGGATAAATTTATTGGTGACGGCATGGTGTGTTTTTTCGGTGAGCCAAATAGTCGCGGTGCGCGCCAAGATGCTTTAGACTGTATTGCAATGGCAATAGATATGCGTCGCGAGATGCGAACTTTGAGGCAGAAATGGCGCTTGATGGGCTTTGAGGGGTTGTACATCCGTATCGGCATCAGCACAGGTTATTGCCATGTTGGTAATTTTGGTAGTAATAACCGTCTAAGCTATACTCTTATTGGTAAAGAGGCCAATCTCGCGGCAAGACTTGAGTCGAGCGCTGGTAAAGATGAGATACTGGTCAGTGAGAGTACCTACGATTATATCTGTCATAATTATGACTGTCAGCATGCGGGTGCGTTCAAGTTAAAGGGTTTTGATAGCAAGGTAAATGCATGGCAAGTTCTGGATCCAGATACGTATAAAGGTCATTTATCAAAGTGGGTTGATCACACACTACCAGGTTTCAATTTGCATCTAAATTTTAAAGATATGAAGGATAATGATTATCAAGATATCAGAGCACGCTTAAATTTTGCCCTTGAACGTGTCGAGCAGGAGCAAGAAAAAGTGGCAACTGACATAGCGGCAGCAAGCAAACGTAATGACAATCAATGA
- the fdx gene encoding ISC system 2Fe-2S type ferredoxin, translating into MPKITVLPHHEICPEGAEVELEAGSNLCKALLEKGIKIEHACEMSKACTTCHVVIRKGFNSLDEMDDIEADLLDRAWGLEPDSRLSCQVMLDDEDLTIEIPKYTLNHAKENH; encoded by the coding sequence ATGCCAAAAATTACCGTACTACCGCATCATGAAATTTGCCCTGAAGGCGCCGAAGTCGAGCTAGAAGCTGGCAGCAACTTATGTAAAGCGCTATTGGAAAAAGGCATTAAAATTGAACATGCATGTGAGATGTCAAAAGCCTGCACCACATGCCATGTGGTCATCCGTAAAGGTTTTAATAGTTTAGATGAAATGGATGATATTGAAGCCGATTTATTAGATCGTGCTTGGGGATTAGAGCCTGACTCACGCCTATCTTGTCAGGTCATGCTCGATGATGAAGATTTAACCATCGAGATTCCTAAGTATACGCTCAACCATGCAAAAGAAAACCACTAA
- the hscA gene encoding Fe-S protein assembly chaperone HscA — protein sequence MSLLQIAEPNQSAQPHQHRFGLGIDLGTTRSLVAVVRSGKAQVLEASAATDTLLPSVVYYPSIGKPLVGSDALAHLADDPKNTIVSAKRFMGRSQADIKFSHPYELSGSKDDMPAFVTAQGEVSPVEVSARILAALELRAASALPADSIEGAVITVPAYFDEAQRQATKDAAQAAGINVLRLLNEPTAAAVAYGLDQSTQNGDKESYYLIYDLGGGTFDVSILKLTDGVFEVLATGGNSALGGDDIDRLMTNWLIKQLAIDPKDVSRHDKSILAQQAKAYKQALTDAEQVDIDITVNEQSYQGVLRRTDLLAIAEPVSRRTLSVCEQVLRDAKLLSADLDEVILVGGSTRMPAIQQVVTEFFAKQPLCRLNPDEVVALGAAQTAHQLVNGDSNNNLLLLDVTPLSLGLETMGGLVEVLIPRNTPIPVKKRQVFTTYQDGQTGMVIHVVQGERETVDNCRSLGRFELYGIPPMKAGFARIEVTFSIDANGQLTVSAQETTTKTESKIEIVPSYGLSDEQKEQLLVAGFKHAEEDKNTRSLIETKVEAEREVLALQSALKEFAALLSSEEQHSLAEQIQVLQTTLSTDDLALIEAQQAKLKPHSDAFAARIMNQSVKASMAGTNAQDW from the coding sequence ATGTCTTTATTGCAAATTGCCGAACCCAATCAAAGCGCCCAACCCCATCAGCATCGTTTTGGCCTAGGAATTGATCTTGGTACTACGCGCTCATTGGTCGCGGTAGTACGCTCAGGCAAGGCGCAAGTCTTAGAGGCAAGCGCAGCTACCGATACCTTATTACCTTCTGTGGTCTATTATCCAAGTATAGGTAAGCCGTTGGTTGGCTCTGATGCATTAGCCCACTTAGCGGATGATCCAAAAAATACGATCGTCTCGGCTAAACGTTTTATGGGTCGTAGTCAAGCTGATATCAAATTCTCTCATCCTTATGAGTTAAGCGGCAGCAAAGATGACATGCCAGCATTTGTGACGGCTCAGGGTGAAGTATCACCTGTTGAAGTATCAGCACGTATTTTAGCAGCGCTTGAGCTACGGGCAGCGAGCGCATTGCCTGCAGACAGTATCGAGGGTGCGGTCATTACTGTCCCTGCTTATTTTGATGAAGCACAGCGTCAAGCGACCAAAGATGCAGCCCAAGCGGCTGGTATTAATGTGTTACGTCTGCTAAATGAGCCTACTGCTGCTGCCGTCGCCTATGGTCTCGACCAGTCAACGCAAAACGGCGATAAAGAAAGTTATTATTTAATTTACGATCTGGGTGGTGGTACTTTTGACGTTTCTATCTTAAAGCTGACTGATGGCGTCTTTGAAGTATTGGCAACTGGCGGTAATAGTGCATTAGGCGGTGATGACATCGATCGTCTAATGACCAATTGGCTTATCAAACAATTAGCTATCGATCCTAAAGATGTGAGTCGTCATGATAAATCGATACTCGCCCAACAAGCCAAGGCTTATAAACAAGCCCTGACGGATGCTGAACAAGTTGATATCGATATCACGGTGAATGAGCAATCTTATCAAGGTGTGCTTCGCCGTACAGATTTGCTGGCTATTGCAGAGCCAGTGAGCCGCCGTACATTGAGCGTATGCGAACAAGTCCTGCGTGATGCCAAGCTTTTGAGTGCTGATCTAGACGAAGTAATTTTGGTCGGTGGCTCTACTCGTATGCCTGCTATACAACAAGTCGTGACAGAGTTTTTTGCCAAGCAACCACTTTGTCGTCTAAATCCCGATGAAGTCGTGGCTTTGGGTGCTGCCCAAACGGCGCATCAATTGGTCAATGGCGATAGTAATAACAACCTATTATTGTTAGACGTAACGCCGCTATCGCTTGGTCTTGAGACCATGGGCGGCTTAGTTGAAGTACTGATTCCACGTAATACGCCTATTCCAGTCAAAAAACGCCAAGTGTTTACCACCTATCAAGATGGTCAAACAGGCATGGTGATTCATGTGGTACAGGGCGAGCGCGAGACAGTAGATAACTGCCGTTCATTGGGTCGTTTTGAGCTATATGGTATCCCGCCGATGAAAGCTGGATTTGCTCGTATTGAAGTGACCTTTAGTATCGATGCGAATGGACAGCTAACCGTCAGCGCCCAAGAAACCACAACCAAGACAGAAAGTAAGATTGAGATTGTGCCTTCTTATGGGTTATCAGATGAGCAAAAAGAGCAGTTGCTCGTTGCAGGATTCAAGCATGCAGAAGAAGATAAAAATACACGTTCTTTAATCGAGACCAAAGTAGAAGCGGAGCGTGAAGTATTAGCGCTACAATCTGCCCTTAAAGAATTTGCAGCCTTATTGTCTTCTGAGGAGCAGCACTCATTGGCTGAGCAAATACAAGTGTTGCAAACAACGCTCAGTACTGATGATTTGGCACTTATCGAGGCACAGCAAGCAAAGCTCAAGCCTCACAGTGATGCCTTTGCTGCCCGTATTATGAATCAAAGCGTCAAAGCCAGCATGGCAGGCACGAATGCCCAAGATTGGTAG
- the hscB gene encoding Fe-S protein assembly co-chaperone HscB — MTDITAEAQFDNFFALFEQPVQFEVNQESLDQHLRLLQKRYHPDNVTKNLANTTQAQQQSEQASALINQAYQALSAPDSRASYLLDMADQAQNLEHSIADLDFLEDAMQMRMDLDDAIEGKDRATLQQLHPQITERLAKQSKRFNDAYQSQDWQTAIDATQKLKFLVKLNADVTTGIDELATAEHSDDDDLYV, encoded by the coding sequence ATGACAGACATTACTGCAGAAGCCCAGTTTGATAATTTCTTTGCCCTATTTGAGCAGCCTGTACAGTTTGAAGTCAATCAAGAGAGTCTCGATCAGCATCTACGTCTGCTACAAAAACGCTATCATCCTGATAATGTCACCAAGAATCTGGCCAATACTACGCAAGCGCAACAGCAGTCTGAGCAGGCCTCAGCGTTAATCAACCAAGCCTACCAAGCGCTAAGTGCGCCTGATAGTCGTGCTAGCTATCTACTAGACATGGCAGATCAAGCACAGAATCTAGAGCATTCAATTGCAGACTTGGACTTTTTAGAAGATGCGATGCAGATGCGCATGGATTTAGATGACGCTATCGAGGGTAAGGATCGTGCGACATTGCAACAACTACACCCTCAAATCACCGAACGACTGGCAAAACAGTCTAAGCGTTTTAATGATGCTTACCAAAGCCAAGATTGGCAAACGGCGATTGATGCGACACAAAAACTAAAATTCTTAGTCAAATTAAATGCTGACGTGACTACTGGTATCGATGAGTTAGCAACTGCTGAGCATTCAGATGATGATGATTTATACGTCTAA
- the iscA gene encoding iron-sulfur cluster assembly protein IscA produces the protein MIEMTERAAQHVRDFLDNRGKGEGIRVGIRTAGCSGLAYVLEFVDTPDENDTRYESRGVNIFIDPKSLVYLDGLLMDYEKEGLNEGFKFTNPNQKGECGCGESFTV, from the coding sequence ATGATTGAAATGACAGAACGCGCCGCTCAGCATGTTCGAGACTTTTTGGACAATCGCGGCAAAGGTGAAGGTATTCGAGTGGGTATCCGTACCGCGGGTTGCTCAGGCTTAGCTTACGTTTTAGAGTTTGTAGATACCCCTGATGAAAATGACACGCGTTACGAAAGCCGCGGCGTTAACATCTTTATTGATCCTAAAAGTTTGGTCTATTTAGATGGTTTGTTGATGGACTACGAAAAAGAAGGCCTTAACGAAGGCTTTAAGTTCACCAATCCCAATCAAAAAGGCGAATGTGGTTGCGGCGAGTCTTTTACCGTTTAA
- the iscU gene encoding Fe-S cluster assembly scaffold IscU gives MAYSDQVIDHYENPRNVGNLDKNAKNVGTGMVGAPACGDVMRLQIQVDDNGIIEDARFKTYGCGSAIASSSLVTEWLKGKSLDQAGEIKNNDIAKELALPPVKVHCSVLAEDAIKAAISDYKGKHSAAVETEEAAS, from the coding sequence ATGGCCTATAGTGACCAAGTTATTGATCATTACGAAAATCCACGCAACGTCGGCAATCTTGATAAAAATGCCAAAAACGTTGGTACTGGTATGGTTGGTGCCCCAGCTTGTGGCGATGTAATGCGCCTACAGATTCAAGTTGATGATAACGGCATCATTGAAGATGCACGCTTTAAAACTTATGGCTGTGGTTCGGCAATCGCTTCAAGCTCGCTCGTTACTGAGTGGCTAAAAGGCAAAAGCTTGGATCAAGCGGGCGAAATCAAAAACAACGATATCGCGAAAGAGTTGGCCTTACCACCAGTAAAAGTGCATTGCTCTGTACTTGCTGAAGACGCCATTAAAGCCGCTATTAGCGACTATAAAGGTAAGCATAGCGCAGCAGTAGAAACAGAAGAAGCGGCTAGCTAA
- a CDS encoding IscS subfamily cysteine desulfurase — protein MSQHNNLIYLDYAATTPVAKSVAAKMSEYLTVDGIFGNPASRSHGYGWQAEEAVETARQQVAEVINADPREIVFTSGATESDNLAIKGAAHFYQSRGKHIITSKIEHKAVLDTCRELEQEGFEITYLEPQPSTGLILPEQVKEALRDDTILVSLMMVNNELGTITDVAAIGEITREAGVVFHVDGAQSVGKVLIDLETTKIDLMSFSGHKAYGPKGIGALFVRRKPRIRLKAEQHGGGHERGMRSGTLPTHQIVGLGAAFALANERYEEDHAHAAKLRQKLWDGLQDIEEIYLNGDLEHSVPNIVNISFNFVEGESLMMSLKDLAVSSGSACTSATLEPSYVLRAIGRPDELAHSSIRFSFGRYTTEADIDTVIKQMHEAVDKLRALSPLWDMYQEGVDLDSVEWAEH, from the coding sequence ATGAGCCAACATAACAACCTTATATACTTAGATTATGCCGCCACCACACCAGTTGCAAAATCAGTAGCTGCTAAGATGAGTGAGTATCTGACAGTAGATGGCATCTTTGGTAACCCAGCCTCGCGCTCGCATGGCTATGGCTGGCAAGCAGAAGAAGCGGTAGAAACAGCGCGTCAACAAGTGGCTGAAGTCATTAATGCTGATCCACGCGAAATCGTCTTTACCTCTGGTGCAACAGAATCAGACAACCTAGCGATTAAAGGTGCAGCGCATTTTTATCAGTCTCGTGGTAAGCACATCATTACCAGCAAAATCGAACATAAAGCGGTCTTAGATACGTGCCGTGAGCTTGAGCAAGAAGGTTTTGAGATTACTTATCTTGAGCCACAGCCAAGCACTGGGCTAATCTTACCAGAGCAAGTTAAAGAAGCATTACGTGACGATACTATCTTAGTATCACTCATGATGGTAAATAATGAGCTTGGTACGATTACTGATGTCGCTGCCATTGGTGAAATCACTCGTGAAGCAGGTGTGGTCTTCCACGTCGATGGCGCACAATCTGTTGGTAAAGTATTGATTGACCTTGAAACCACGAAGATCGATTTGATGAGCTTCTCAGGTCACAAAGCCTACGGTCCTAAAGGTATTGGTGCATTATTTGTTCGCCGTAAGCCACGTATCCGCTTGAAAGCAGAGCAGCATGGTGGTGGTCATGAGCGCGGTATGCGTTCAGGTACATTACCGACGCATCAAATCGTTGGTCTTGGGGCAGCATTTGCTTTAGCCAATGAGCGTTATGAAGAAGACCATGCACATGCAGCCAAGCTACGCCAAAAACTGTGGGACGGTCTACAAGATATCGAAGAGATTTACCTAAATGGTGATCTTGAGCACAGCGTACCTAACATTGTAAACATCAGCTTCAACTTCGTTGAGGGCGAATCTCTCATGATGTCGCTCAAAGATTTAGCTGTATCATCAGGTTCAGCCTGTACATCAGCGACGCTTGAGCCATCATATGTATTACGCGCTATTGGTCGCCCAGATGAATTAGCACACAGCTCCATTCGTTTCAGCTTCGGTCGTTATACCACTGAAGCAGACATCGATACTGTCATCAAACAAATGCATGAAGCGGTCGATAAATTACGTGCCTTATCACCACTTTGGGATATGTACCAAGAAGGTGTTGATTTAGATTCAGTCGAATGGGCTGAGCACTAA
- a CDS encoding Rrf2 family transcriptional regulator yields MRLTTRGRYAVTALLDLALQTSQQDTAVSLSDIAKRQSISISYLEQLFSKLRKRGLVTSIRGAAGGYHLAKPLHEIDVMSIISAVDESVNAMQCEGRGDCQGGTMCLTHDLWCALSNHIEQYLKNITLAQLLDMENVQSVSERQHNSTKEISIKDINTITLSNSEANPA; encoded by the coding sequence ATGCGTTTGACTACTCGAGGCAGATATGCCGTTACTGCGTTACTGGATTTGGCACTACAAACCAGCCAACAAGACACTGCAGTCTCCTTATCTGATATCGCCAAGCGGCAATCGATTTCTATCTCTTACCTTGAACAACTGTTTTCCAAACTTCGTAAACGTGGTCTGGTCACTAGCATCCGAGGTGCAGCAGGTGGCTATCACCTAGCCAAACCATTGCATGAGATAGATGTCATGAGCATCATATCTGCCGTCGATGAGTCGGTCAATGCGATGCAGTGCGAAGGACGTGGCGACTGTCAAGGTGGTACAATGTGCTTAACCCATGATTTATGGTGTGCACTGTCCAATCATATCGAACAGTACTTGAAAAATATAACATTAGCGCAATTATTAGACATGGAAAATGTGCAGTCAGTGTCAGAGCGTCAGCACAACTCTACCAAAGAGATTTCCATAAAAGATATCAACACTATTACCCTATCGAACAGCGAGGCAAACCCAGCATGA
- a CDS encoding HU family DNA-binding protein, with product MNKSELIDSIADKSGLNKTQAGDALNAVMESVGEALEAGDSISLVGFGTFSVKDRKARTGRNPKTGEELSIPASKVPSFKAGKNLKERLN from the coding sequence ATGAATAAGTCAGAATTAATTGATAGCATCGCAGACAAAAGTGGCCTAAACAAAACCCAAGCTGGCGATGCATTGAATGCTGTTATGGAAAGTGTTGGTGAAGCGCTAGAAGCTGGCGATAGCATCTCATTGGTTGGTTTTGGTACTTTCAGCGTAAAAGACCGTAAAGCACGTACTGGCCGTAACCCTAAGACGGGTGAAGAGCTTAGCATTCCAGCAAGTAAAGTACCAAGCTTTAAAGCGGGTAAAAACTTAAAAGAGCGTTTAAACTAA